From Arcticibacter tournemirensis, one genomic window encodes:
- the topA gene encoding type I DNA topoisomerase: MAKNLLIVESPAKAKTIEGYLGKDFMVKSSYGHIRDLVKTDDAIDVLNNFTQKYEVPADKKAVVSELKKLAKEADVVWLASDEDREGEAISWHLFETLGLKEDKTKRIVFHEITKPAILRAIDNPRKIDYNLVNAQQARRVLDRLVGFELSPVLWKKVKPSLSAGRVQSVAVRLIVEREREINKFKTTAAYKVVAIFSTGKQKELFRADLSERFDTEAEATEFLQACKNAAYKIESLETRPAKRSPAPPFTTSTLQQEASRKLGFSVSRTMTVAQKLYESGKITYMRTDSVNLSETALDAASNEINKAYGNQYHQLRKFKTKSAGAQEAHEAIRPTYFDQHSIEGDNSEKRLYELIWKRAIASQMSEARFEKTTAKIGISTRAEQFIANGEVMKFDGFLKVYIESTDEDQDVNLDDESGNAILPPLSKGQDLKAQEITATERFSRPPARYTEASLVKKLEELGIGRPSTYAPTISTVQNRGYVVKEDREGKSRTYCVFSLKNGEINKDTKTEITGAEKAKLFPTDIGAVVNDFLIQYFKGIVDYHFTANVEKEFDEIAHGLKEWTEMLKSFYSPFHQEVENTIQTAEKARGERDLGIDPASGKKVSVRIGRFGPFVQIGEADDEEKPRYASLRSGQMIETISLEDALELFNLPKKVGAFEDKDMTVAIGRFGPYIRHNSAFYSLPKDVDPHSVTEEQAIEIIKNKRIKDAEKLIKTFDEDPAVKVLNGRWGPYIEYGKQNVKIPKGKEAKDLTFEEVKALAEAAEKEPKKKGGRFAKKKG, encoded by the coding sequence ATGGCAAAAAATCTACTAATCGTTGAGTCACCCGCAAAAGCAAAAACCATAGAAGGCTACCTTGGAAAAGACTTTATGGTTAAATCGAGTTACGGACATATTCGCGACCTGGTAAAAACTGACGACGCGATCGATGTTCTTAATAACTTTACCCAGAAATATGAAGTTCCCGCCGACAAGAAGGCGGTAGTAAGCGAACTGAAGAAACTAGCGAAAGAAGCAGACGTTGTTTGGCTTGCATCGGACGAGGACCGCGAGGGAGAAGCTATTTCATGGCATCTTTTTGAAACACTCGGACTGAAGGAGGATAAAACTAAACGGATAGTATTTCACGAGATCACCAAGCCGGCGATACTGAGGGCCATTGATAATCCGCGTAAAATAGACTACAATCTTGTTAACGCACAGCAGGCACGCCGTGTTCTCGACAGGCTGGTGGGCTTCGAGCTTTCTCCTGTATTATGGAAAAAAGTTAAACCTTCACTTTCAGCCGGGCGCGTTCAATCTGTAGCGGTGCGGCTGATCGTAGAGCGGGAACGAGAGATAAATAAATTTAAAACAACTGCTGCGTATAAAGTAGTAGCCATATTTTCTACCGGAAAACAAAAGGAGCTTTTCAGGGCAGATCTATCGGAGCGGTTTGATACCGAAGCAGAAGCGACAGAGTTTCTGCAGGCATGTAAGAATGCTGCATACAAAATAGAAAGTCTTGAAACACGCCCGGCAAAAAGAAGTCCGGCCCCTCCCTTTACTACCTCTACATTACAACAGGAAGCTAGCAGAAAGCTTGGCTTTTCGGTTTCCCGAACAATGACTGTTGCCCAAAAACTATACGAATCGGGAAAGATAACGTACATGCGTACTGATTCGGTTAATCTTTCGGAAACGGCTCTTGACGCTGCTTCAAACGAAATTAACAAAGCTTACGGCAATCAATATCACCAGTTACGGAAATTTAAGACAAAATCGGCAGGGGCGCAGGAAGCACACGAAGCGATCCGTCCTACTTATTTCGATCAGCACAGCATCGAGGGTGATAACTCTGAAAAACGACTGTATGAGCTTATCTGGAAAAGGGCTATTGCATCGCAGATGAGTGAAGCAAGGTTTGAAAAAACAACTGCAAAGATCGGGATTTCTACCCGCGCTGAACAGTTTATAGCAAACGGCGAGGTGATGAAATTCGATGGCTTTCTAAAGGTATATATCGAGTCGACCGACGAAGATCAGGATGTAAACCTGGATGATGAAAGCGGCAATGCTATCCTGCCGCCGTTAAGCAAAGGCCAGGATCTGAAGGCCCAGGAAATTACAGCTACGGAACGCTTTAGCCGGCCTCCCGCGAGATATACGGAAGCAAGTCTCGTTAAGAAACTTGAAGAGCTGGGCATAGGGCGTCCTTCCACTTACGCTCCTACTATTTCTACTGTACAGAACCGCGGATATGTTGTAAAAGAAGACAGGGAAGGGAAGTCGAGAACATATTGCGTTTTCAGTTTAAAGAACGGAGAGATAAATAAAGACACAAAGACTGAAATTACCGGAGCTGAAAAAGCGAAGCTCTTCCCTACCGACATCGGTGCCGTAGTGAACGATTTCCTGATTCAATATTTCAAAGGGATTGTGGATTACCATTTCACAGCCAATGTTGAAAAGGAATTTGATGAAATAGCGCACGGATTGAAAGAGTGGACTGAAATGCTGAAGTCATTTTATAGCCCCTTCCACCAGGAAGTAGAAAATACCATACAAACCGCTGAAAAAGCCAGAGGGGAACGCGATCTTGGCATTGATCCGGCAAGCGGGAAAAAGGTATCCGTCAGGATCGGAAGGTTTGGACCGTTCGTCCAGATTGGAGAGGCTGACGATGAGGAAAAACCGCGCTATGCAAGCCTTAGGAGCGGCCAGATGATCGAAACAATCAGCCTTGAAGATGCACTGGAACTTTTTAATCTGCCAAAAAAAGTCGGTGCCTTCGAAGATAAAGATATGACTGTGGCTATCGGCAGGTTCGGTCCTTATATCCGGCACAACAGTGCGTTTTATTCCCTGCCTAAGGATGTAGACCCGCATAGTGTCACAGAAGAACAAGCGATAGAAATTATAAAGAATAAGCGGATAAAGGATGCGGAGAAGCTTATTAAAACGTTTGATGAAGATCCTGCCGTTAAGGTTTTAAACGGTCGCTGGGGGCCTTATATTGAATACGGCAAACAGAACGTTAAAATCCCCAAAGGGAAGGAAGCAAAAGATCTTACATTCGAGGAAGTAAAGGCGCTGGCAGAAGCCGCCGAGAAAGAACCCAAGAAAAAAGGTGGAAGGTTTGCGAAAAAGAAGGGATAA